Proteins encoded in a region of the Tautonia rosea genome:
- a CDS encoding HEAT repeat domain-containing protein, which translates to MMTTLTSVAVLTIQLTVGGLGLFDCLKKDRHAFGGADCCLRCESEVIKVHNLLEVLQYHVSASQRVDAARSLRSYDWQCHPEMVPVLADVLINDCEKKVRKAVAETLAKLHPCDPTAQVALEQAAISDSDFWTRRRARKALDRIDRGCGSGCSVCAPIAVVGEVVGTPLPVEYEVEIETLPPLRAPRVYGEVPYDRVAPLYERRVPTLPPADVTEPSRSDIPVLPDPNARPELLPRSIEPFELEAPVEVAPPDVLPLPTPPSVSPFGASRGVEEPPRPPARAARPIRIFTIGRPR; encoded by the coding sequence ATGATGACAACCTTGACGAGCGTGGCAGTCCTGACGATCCAGTTGACGGTCGGAGGGCTGGGATTGTTCGACTGCTTGAAGAAAGACCGGCATGCGTTCGGGGGGGCAGACTGTTGCCTGCGTTGCGAATCGGAGGTGATCAAGGTTCACAATCTGCTGGAAGTGCTCCAGTATCACGTGAGTGCGTCGCAGCGCGTCGATGCGGCTCGGTCGCTCAGGAGCTATGACTGGCAATGCCACCCGGAGATGGTGCCGGTGCTGGCCGACGTCTTGATCAACGACTGCGAGAAAAAGGTGCGCAAGGCGGTCGCAGAGACCCTGGCAAAGCTCCACCCATGTGACCCGACGGCCCAGGTGGCGCTGGAGCAGGCGGCCATCAGCGATTCGGACTTCTGGACCCGAAGACGGGCACGCAAGGCTCTCGATCGGATCGACCGGGGCTGTGGGTCGGGCTGCTCGGTCTGTGCGCCGATCGCGGTCGTGGGAGAGGTCGTCGGCACTCCCTTGCCGGTCGAGTACGAGGTTGAGATCGAGACGCTGCCGCCGTTGCGGGCTCCTCGGGTTTACGGAGAGGTCCCGTATGATCGGGTCGCACCGCTCTACGAACGTCGGGTGCCCACCTTGCCGCCGGCTGACGTGACGGAACCGTCTCGTTCCGACATCCCCGTCTTGCCCGACCCGAACGCCCGGCCCGAACTGTTGCCCCGGTCCATCGAACCGTTCGAGCTCGAAGCGCCGGTCGAGGTCGCCCCTCCCGACGTCTTGCCGTTGCCGACTCCTCCGTCGGTTTCGCCGTTCGGAGCGTCTCGCGGGGTCGAGGAACCCCCTCGGCCTCCGGCTCGCGCAGCCAGGCCGATCCGCATCTTCACCATCGGCCGACCGCGGTAA